ACGAGGCCATCGCCGTCATCGGCGACGGCAGCATGACGTGCGGGCTGCCGTACGAGGCGCTCAACAACGCCGGCCACACCGACCGCGACCTCATCGTCGTCCTCAACGACAACGAGATGTCCATCTCCCCCAACGTGGGGGCGCTGCACAAGTACCTGGGCATCCACAAGCGCGTCACCGACGTGCGCACCTCGCCGCTGTACAACCGCATCCGCGACGAGGTGAAGCGCATCGTGCACGCGGCGCCCCGGCTGGGCACCGTGGGCGAGATGGTGGAGCACTTCGCCGTCCGCGCCGACGACGCGCTGAAGGGGATGTTCGTTCCAGGCATGCTCTTCGAGGAGCTCGGCTTCCGCTACGTGGGCCCCGTGGACGGGCACGACATCAACGCCCTGGTCCGCACCTTCGAGCAGGTGAAGAAGATGAAGGGCCCGCGCCTGGTCCACGTGCTGACCACCAAGGGCAAGGGCTTCGCCCCCGCCGAGGCCGACCAGGTGAAGTGGCACGCCGCCGCCCTGTTCGACAAGGAAACCGGCGCGCCGCTCAAGAAGTCCGCCGCGGGCGGAATGCCGCGCTTTCAGCAGGTGTTCGGCGAGGCGCTGACCGAGCTGGCCCGGGAGGACCATGACGTGGTGGCCATTACCGCCGCCATGGCGACGGGGACAGGAACGGACATCTTCGAGAAGGAGCACCCGGACCGCTTCTTCGACGTCGGCATCGCCGAGGGCCATGGGGTGACCTTCGCGGCCGGGCTGGCGACCCAGGGGATCAAGCCGGTCGTCGCCATCTACTCGACCTTCCTGCAGCGCGCGTTCGATTCCATCGTCCACGACGTGGCGCTCCAGGACCTGCCCGTCACCTTCGTGATGGACCGCGCCGGCATCGCGGGGGATGACGGCGCCACGCACCACGGCGGCATCGACATCGGCTACATGCTGTCGGTCCCGGGGATGACCGTCACCGCGCCCCGCGACG
The Longimicrobium sp. genome window above contains:
- the dxs gene encoding 1-deoxy-D-xylulose-5-phosphate synthase, with the protein product MALLDRIKSPDDVRALPESELPALCGEVRDRIIDVVSRHKGAHFGSNLGTVELTVALHRVFDTPRDQLIWDVGHQAYPHKILTGRNDRMESIRKRHGLSGFLRRDESEYDVFGAGHAGTSISAAVGVAAARDIKGEDYEAIAVIGDGSMTCGLPYEALNNAGHTDRDLIVVLNDNEMSISPNVGALHKYLGIHKRVTDVRTSPLYNRIRDEVKRIVHAAPRLGTVGEMVEHFAVRADDALKGMFVPGMLFEELGFRYVGPVDGHDINALVRTFEQVKKMKGPRLVHVLTTKGKGFAPAEADQVKWHAAALFDKETGAPLKKSAAGGMPRFQQVFGEALTELAREDHDVVAITAAMATGTGTDIFEKEHPDRFFDVGIAEGHGVTFAAGLATQGIKPVVAIYSTFLQRAFDSIVHDVALQDLPVTFVMDRAGIAGDDGATHHGGIDIGYMLSVPGMTVTAPRDADELIGLMKTALSWDRGPFSIRIPRELVPALPKPVAEIPAIPHGTWETMRQGRDLAILATGTMVLPAVGAAEVLQREGISATVVDCRFIKPLDEAALERLFPQHKAVLTVEEGTVVNGFGAYVRKAIDDRWPDVHGASMGLPDEFVEHGERAELLAELGLTPEGIVARARVLLGRPLRSLAETA